In Bacteroidetes bacterium GWF2_43_63, the following proteins share a genomic window:
- a CDS encoding translation elongation factor Tu, with amino-acid sequence MAKEKFDRSKPHVNIGTIGHVDHGKTTLTAAITLNLADKGFAEFRSFDSIDNAPEEKERGITINTAHVEYATENRHYAHVDCPGHADYVKNMVTGAAQMDGAILVVAATDGPMPQTREHILLARQVGVPKIVVFMNKVDLVDDEELLDLVEMDIRDLLSFYGFDGDNTPIIRGSALGGLNKEPVWVEKIMELMAAVDSFIPIPVRAMEKEFLMPIEDVFSITGRGTVATGRIETGVINSGESVDILGLGAEKLKSVVTGVEMFRKILDRGEAGDNVGLLLRGIDKNEIRRGMVIAKPGSIKPHKVFKAEVVILKKEEGGRHTPFHNKYRPQFYFRTTDVTGEVVLPDGVEMVMPGDNLSITVNLITEIAMNQNLRFAIREGGRTVGAGQVTEILD; translated from the coding sequence ATGGCAAAAGAAAAATTCGATCGCAGTAAGCCGCACGTTAACATCGGTACCATCGGCCACGTTGACCATGGTAAAACGACGTTAACCGCCGCTATCACTCTTAATCTTGCAGATAAGGGTTTCGCAGAATTCAGGTCATTCGATTCAATCGACAACGCTCCTGAAGAAAAAGAACGTGGTATTACCATCAACACCGCACACGTTGAGTATGCGACCGAAAACCGTCATTACGCTCACGTTGACTGTCCTGGTCACGCTGACTACGTAAAGAACATGGTTACCGGTGCTGCTCAGATGGACGGTGCTATTTTGGTTGTTGCCGCAACTGACGGCCCTATGCCGCAAACTCGTGAACATATCCTTCTGGCCCGCCAGGTAGGTGTTCCTAAAATAGTTGTTTTCATGAACAAGGTTGACCTTGTTGATGATGAAGAACTTCTCGACCTCGTTGAAATGGATATCCGTGATCTTCTGAGTTTCTACGGTTTCGATGGTGACAACACCCCGATTATCCGTGGTTCAGCTCTTGGTGGTCTCAATAAAGAACCAGTTTGGGTTGAGAAAATTATGGAATTAATGGCAGCTGTTGACAGCTTCATTCCAATTCCTGTACGTGCAATGGAAAAAGAATTCCTGATGCCAATTGAAGACGTGTTCTCAATCACTGGCCGTGGTACAGTTGCTACCGGTCGTATTGAAACAGGCGTTATCAATTCTGGTGAATCAGTTGATATTCTTGGCCTCGGTGCAGAAAAACTGAAATCAGTTGTAACCGGTGTTGAAATGTTCCGCAAGATCCTTGATCGTGGCGAAGCTGGCGACAACGTAGGTCTTCTCCTCCGCGGAATCGACAAAAACGAAATCCGTCGTGGTATGGTTATCGCGAAACCGGGTTCAATCAAACCTCACAAAGTTTTCAAAGCTGAGGTTGTGATTCTGAAGAAAGAAGAAGGCGGACGTCACACTCCGTTCCACAACAAATATCGTCCTCAATTCTATTTCCGCACCACTGACGTAACCGGCGAAGTTGTACTTCCGGACGGTGTTGAAATGGTTATGCCTGGCGACAACCTCTCTATCACTGTTAATCTCATCACCGAGATTGCAATGAATCAGAACCTCCGTTTCGCTATCCGTGAAGGCGGTCGTACGGTTGGTGCAGGTCAGGTAACTGAAATTCTGGACTAA
- a CDS encoding ribosomal subunit interface protein, protein MKISISSVKFKADKSLEDFIQEKITKLATNYDNLISGEVILRLDNSENQENKIAEIRLNIPGNDLFAKKQCKTFEEATDSALDAIKKQLLKHKDKIHP, encoded by the coding sequence ATGAAAATCAGCATCAGTTCAGTAAAATTCAAAGCTGACAAAAGCCTTGAGGACTTTATCCAGGAAAAAATTACAAAACTTGCCACTAATTACGACAATTTGATTAGCGGGGAAGTTATACTGCGACTGGATAATTCGGAAAATCAGGAAAATAAAATCGCCGAAATCAGGCTAAATATTCCAGGCAATGATTTATTTGCAAAAAAACAGTGTAAGACATTTGAGGAAGCGACAGACTCAGCGCTCGATGCAATTAAAAAGCAATTGCTCAAACATAAGGACAAAATTCACCCTTAA
- a CDS encoding 30S ribosomal protein S21, protein MIIVTLKEGDTIDKALKKLKRKFEKTGVARELRDRQKFTKPSARKRDSQSKALYVQRLLSKQMNG, encoded by the coding sequence ATGATCATTGTTACACTAAAGGAAGGTGACACCATTGACAAAGCGTTGAAGAAACTGAAACGTAAATTTGAAAAAACAGGCGTAGCCCGTGAACTTCGTGACCGCCAAAAATTTACCAAACCCTCTGCCCGTAAAAGGGACAGTCAGTCTAAAGCTTTGTACGTTCAGCGACTGCTTTCAAAACAAATGAACGGGTAG